The DNA region TCTTCATGATCAATGCGTGGCAGCGCCATGGCGAGCCGCTCGACGTGCGCCTGGTTGAAATCGGGCCCGGCCGCGGCACGATGATGGCCGACATGCTGCGCGTCATCTCGCGCGCCGCCCCCGGTCTCTACGAGACCGCGACCGTGCATCTGGTCGAGACCAGCGCACTCCTGAAACTCACCCAGATGGAAACCCTGTCGAGCCACGGGGATAAAGTCTCCTGGCACGAGAGCTTCGACGGTGTGCCGGATGGATTTACCCTCCTCGCCGCCAATGAGCTTTTCGACGCCATTCCCATCCGCCAGTTCGTCAACACCCCCTCCGGCTTCCGCGAACGCATGGTCGGCCTCGACGATCAAGGCGAGCTCTGCTTCACCCTTGGCGTCGCCACCCTTGATCCCGATCTTCTACCACAGACGACAACGCCGCCCCGGGACGGAGACATCTTTGAAGTCGCCCCTGCCCGCCAGTCGGTGATGCTGACCATCTGCGAGCGCCTGCGTCAGAGCCATGGCACCGCGCTGATCATCGACTACGGCCACATGGTGAGCGGCTTTGGTGATACGTTGCAGGCCGTCCGCGCCCATGAATATGACCCGCCGCTTGCCCATCCGGGCTTGGCCGATCTCACCAGCCATGTCGATTTCGAAAACCTCGCCCGCACCTCGCTTGCAGCGGGCGTGCATCTGAATGGCTGCATGCATCAGGGCGATTTTCTGGTTGGCCTCGGCATCGAGGAACGCGCTTCCGTTCTCGGCCGCGGCAAGGACGAAGCGACACAGAAAATCCTGGTCGACGCGGTCCACAGACTGGCCGGCGCCGGCAAGGGCTACATGGGCGAACTGTTCAAGGTCATGGCCGTATCCATGCCGGCTCTTCACCTCGCCCCCTTCAAAGTCAAGCATTGACACGGGCGCCCGCCATCGCCACCATCCCCCGACCCTGCCGGCTCGCTTGTAGTGAAAGCCGAACGAAATCAGGCATTTCGTAAGTGTTCTTCAGGAACCTCCGATTTGCCTAGCGCCCGAGACCGGACCATGACATCAGCCGAACAACCGCGCCCGATCACCGCAGCCAGTCTCGATGAAACACGGGAAGCCGGCATCCGTCACGGCTTCTTCACCCGCGAAGGCGGCGTGTCGGACGGCATTTATCGCGGCCTTAATGTCGGCCTCGGATCGCATGACGAACCGGCCCGCGTCGGGGAGAATCGCCGCCGTGTCGCTGCCTGGTTCGAGCTCGGCCCGGAGCGTCTGGCGACCGTCCACCAGATCCACTCGCCGGACGTGGTGGTGGTCTCGTCCAACTATGACGGCAGCCGGCCACAGGCGGACGCCCAGGTCACCGCTGAACCGGGGGTCATCCTCGGCGTGCTGACGGCAGACTGCGGCCCGATCCTCTTTGCCGATCCGGAAAACCGTGTGATCGGCGCGGCTCATGCCGGCTGGAAAGGCGCGCTCGGTGGCGTTCTGGAAAACACGATCGATGCCATGGTCGCACTGGGCGCCCGCAGGGAAAAGATTCGTGCCACGCTGGGCCCTTCGATCAGCGCGGCAAATTACGAAGTCGGACCGGAATTCGTCGAACGCTTCCTTGCCGAGGATCCGGCATTCGCCGCCTTCTTCACCCCAAGCGCCAAGGCTGGACACTCCATGTTCGACCTGCCGGGCTTGACCCTCATGCGGCTGACGCGCGCCGGCGTAACCGCAGACAGTCTCGGGCTTTGCACCTATGCATCGCCTGAGACGTTCTACTCCTATCGCCGAACCACCCATGCCGGGGAACCGGATTACGGGCGACAGATTTCGGCGATCGTGATGACGGAGAACTAATATGGCACTGCATTTCACCGAAAGCGAGTTCACTGCGCGCCGTGAGCGCCTGATCGCCCGCATGGCAGCCGACAAGCTCGATGCCCTCCTGCTGTTTGCCCAGGAGAGCATGTATTGGCTGACCGGCTACGACAGCTTCGGCTACTGCTTCTTTCAGACCCTGGTGGTCAAGGCCGATGGCAGCATGACCCTTCTCACCCGCTCGCCGGACCTCCGTCAGGCCAAGCACACCTCGACGATCGAAAACATCACCGTCTGGGTCGATCGCGTGAATGCCGACCCGACCGTCGACTTGCGCAATCTGTTGAGCGACCTCGACCTGCTCGGCGCCAAGATCGGCATCGAATACGACACCCATGGCATGACAGGCCGGGTCGCGCGCCTCCTCGACAACCAACTGACAAATTTCGCCGAGATCAGCGACGCCTCTTATCTGATCAGCGACCTTCGGCTCATAAAAAGCCAGGCCGAGATCGCCCGGGTCGTCGAGGCCGCCCGGCTCGCCGACGAGGCTTTCGATGCCGCATTGCCGCTGATCGGCCCGGATGCGGACGAATCCGCCATTCTGGCGGCTTTGCAATCAAGCATACTCGCGGGTGGCGGGGATTACGCGGCCAACGAATTCGTCATCGGCTCCGGCCCCGACGCCCTGCTCTGCCGCTACAAATCCGGCAGGCGCCGCCTGTCTGCCAACGACCAGTTGACCTTGGAATGGGCCGGTGTCTCGGCCCATTACCACGCACCGATGCTGCGCACGATCCTGATCGGCGATGTCACCGCGCGCCACCGCGAGCTTTACGCCGCGGCCGTCGAGGGCATGAAAGCCATCGAGCAGGTTCTGCGCCCCGGCCATGCATTCGGCGACCTCTTCGATGCTCATGCCCGCACGATGGACGATCGCGGCCTGACACGCCACCGCTTCAACGCCTGCGGCTACTCGGTCGGCGCCCGTTTCTCCCCCTCCTGGATGGAGCATCAGATGTTCCACGCCGGCAACACCCAGGAAATCCAGCCCGACATGACGCTCTTCGTCCATGTGATCATCATGGATAGCGACCGCGAGGCCGCCATGACGCTTGGCCAGACCTACCTCACCACCGAGACCGCGCCCCGTGCACTCTCGCGCCATCCTCTTGACCTGATCGCAGTCTGAGAAGGACTTTTCCAATCTGTTCAGGGAATTGACAGAAGAAGCATGCTAGACACATAAATTGTGACAGGAGGCGAAGGGGAAGGACCTGCCCTTGAGACATTCAGCGAGTTCGACCGCGCGCCGTGCCGCCATGCTCCTCCCCCTGTTGCTGCTCTCGGCCTGCAACAGCACGGAAGTGCTCACCCCCCGCGCCGATGTCGGCAACGGCACACAGCCGGCCAGCTACGGCGAAGCCTCGCCTGTGGCAGCCGCCGGCGTGCAGTCGGTCCAGAGCGCCCCGCTCGATCAGCCTGGCAGCAACTATTCTACCGCCCCGAGAGGGCCGCAGAACACGCTCGAAGCGCAGGCCGCCGCATTGGCGCAAGGCGGCGTGAACCCGGTCGCCTCGCCGCCGCTGGACAGTGGCCAGTCTCAGGAATTCCCGGCCGCACCGCAGGCTGCCGCCACGACACGCGCTGCCGGCAGTACCCAGCAACAGCAGCAACCGGCCGTCCAATCAGCCTCGACCGGCCAAGCCAGCGCCGGCACAGTCCGCTTCCTGCCGATCATCGGCGCCCCCGTTCAGGCCGTCACGCCGCTCTCGCGGCAACTCGGCGCCGAGGCCCGCGCCCGTGGCCTCACCATCAAAAGCGCCAACGACGCCACGAGCGAACATATCCTCAAGGGATATTTCTCTGCATTCAGCGATGGTGGCAATGTCACAGTCACCTATGTCTGGGACGTGCTGGACGCCAATGGCGGACGCCTCCACCGCATCCAGGGCCAGGAGGTCGTACCATCGGCCGCGAAGGATCCCTGGGCCGCCGTGCCGGCCTCCGTCATGCAGCAGATCGCCACGAAGAGCATGGCGGAATACGTTGCCTGGAAAAATGGAAGGTCCGGCTGAGCACTGCCGAACCACAACTCAAAGTCCTGCTAAACGATTCAATTTCCGATGATTAACCGAAAATAGGGGTGATCCCGTCCAAGGCACTTGCATTCAAGGGTGAGGACGGTAAAAAGCGCCCATCTCAGCATGGTAACAGGCGGGCCAAGATGAAGGTTTTCGCAGGTAATTCGAACCGGCAACTGGCCGAAGCGATCTGCTCCTATCTCAACGTACCACTCGGCAAGGCCAGCGTCCGCCGTTTCGCAGACCAGGAAATCTTCGTCGAAATTCAGGAAAACGTCCGCGGTGAGGACGTCTTCGTCGTCCAATCGACGTCGTTTCCGACGAACGACCACCTGATGGAACTGCTGATCATGATCGACGCTTTCCGTCGATCCTCGGCACGCCGCATCACGGCGGTCCTTCCGTATTTCGGCTATGCCCGCCAGGACCGCAAACCCGGTCCGCGCACGCCGATTTCGGCCAAGCTTGTCGCCAACCTGATCACCGAGGCCGGTGCAGACCGCGTATTGACGCTCGACCTGCATGCCGGCCAGATCCAGGGCTTCTTCGACATTCCGACCGACAATCTCTATGCCGTGCCGCTTCTCGCCCGCGACATCAAGGAACACTACGACCGGAACAACGTCATGGTCGTCTCGCCTGACGTCGGCGGCGTGGTGCGTGCCCGTTCGCTCGCGAAACGGCTCGACTGTCTGCTCGCCATCGTCGACAAGCGCCGCGACCGTCCCGGCGAATCCGAAGTCATGAACGTCATCGGCGACGTCTCGGGCAAGGACTGCATCCTGATCGACGACATCGTGGATTCCGGCGGCACACTCTGCAATGCCGCTGAAGCCCTGCTGAAGCACGGCGCCACCAGTGTCACAGCCTATATCACCCATGGCGTTCTCTCGGGCGGTGCCGTAACCCGTGTCACATCGTCGAAGCTGCGCGAGCTTGTCATCACCGACTCGATCCAGCCGACCACGGCGGTGCTCTCCGCGCACAATATTCGCGTCCTCTCCACGTCGACCTTGCTCGGCGAAGCGATCAACCGGACGAGCGCGGAAGAGTCGGTTTCGAGCCTGTTCGACTAAGGTTCGGAGCCGCCGGCCCGTTTTAATAATGTTCGAAGAAACTTTGGAATCCGTGTGATAATGCCGTTTGCTGCCGGCTGATACTTCTTGTATCTTCCGGGCCGTGGAAAACTGCTTAGGTTTTCCTGCCCTCCAGTATGACGCATTATTTCATGTCTTTGTCGGTCGACACCCTACTTGCAAGCCCTCACCTCCACGCGGCGATCAGGGCTCAGTCCGCAGCCTTGCTCGCAGTCCATGAGGAGGCGCCCCGGCTCGCCTCCGTCTTCGGCACGCAGCAGCGCTGGTTGCTGGGGCATCTCGCCATGGCTCTCTATTTTAAAGAGGTGGCATCCGGGGCAAGTGTCCCCGCGATATTCCTTGCGCGCTTTTTCGAGCAGGTCCGTCAGTTCGAAATCTCGAGCGTCAACACCGCAGATGCCTTCATGAAGGAAATGCTCGTCTACGGCATGGCCGTCCAGACGAATTCCGACGACAAGCGCAATCGGCCGGTCGCCCCCTCGCCGCCCACGATCGCGGGCGTCTACCGCTGGACATGGATCCACCTGCGCAGCCTGGACGCGATCGACGACGGCAACCGGTTGAGCACCTTCGAACAAGACGAAAGCCTGCTGGCCCGCCTCCACCCCTCCATTACCGCCCGCTTCATGGTGAGCCCGGCCATCCGCACCCCACCTCAGACCTGGTCTCTGTTCACCTGGCTGAACAATGGCGGCATTGTTATGGACTGGCTGCTGGCCGGCATCGATCCTGCCGACCCCTCCGTCGAGCGGGTGCGCACGCAGGTCCGCTCGGTTCCCCAGATGGCGGAATACTTCCGCCTCTCTCGCACCCACCTGAACCGCAAGCTGCGCGAGGCCGAAGCGCTGGGCAGCATCGGCTGGGAGGGGGCAAGGGGTCGCTCGGTGATGTGGGTATCCCGCCAGTTCCGCGAGGAATATGCCAGCTCCCAGGCCGCTAAGCTCGCCATCATCGACGAGGCCTGCGAAGAAATCGGCCTACGCTGATCCGGTCCCCTTGCCTCACGCACCCGGCAGCGGACAGGCCACGCCGCCACCGAACAAGCGCGACCGCGTTAGGAACCGCCGCTCCCGCCCATTGTCGAGCGAAAACATCCCGCCCCTGCCCGGCACTACGTCGATGATCAGTTGCGTATGCGCCCAGACGGCATACTGGCTGCCGCTGATATAGAACGGCACGCCGCCGATCTCCCCGAGCTTCACATCCGTCTCCCCCACCCGGTAGTCGCTCGCCGGATAACACATCGGCGAAGACCCGTCGCAGCATCCGCCGGACTGATGGAAGAGTATCTCGGGGTGATCCCGTTTGATTTCGGCGAGAAACGCGAGTGCGGCTTCGGTCGCGATGACGCGGGGTTCCGCGGTGTCTGTATTCATCAAGCTTCCTCCAGCAGGCCCGCTAAATCTGTCGAGGTTCGTGGCTGGAGGAGGCGAAAACGGTCATGTTCGAGAACCGGAGCGGAGCGTACTTGACGTACGTGAGCACCGGAAGCGCAGGACATGAGCGTTTGCAGCCCCTCCAGACACGAAGATCGGCGGATTTAGAAGAAGCCGAGCGCCTTCGGGCTGTAGCTAACCAGCATGTTCTTCGTCTGCTGGTAATGGTCGAGCATCATCTTGTGCGTTTCGCGACCGATGCCCGACTGCTTGTAACCGCCGAAAGCCGCATGGGCCGGATAGGCGTGGTAGCAATTCGTCCAAACGCGCCCGGCCTGGATATTGCGGCCGAAGTTGTAGCAGGTATTGGCATCGCGGCTCCACACGCCGGCACCCAGGCCATAAAGCGTGTCATTGGCGATTTCCAGCGCTTCCGCCTCGTTCTTGAAGGTCGTGACAGAAACGACCGGCCCAAAGATCTCCTCCTGGAATACCCGCATCTTGTTATGCCCCCGGAACACCGTCGGCTTAACATAATAGCCGCCGGCCAGATCGCCCGAGAGCATGTTGCGCTCGCCGCCGATCAGCACCTCGGCACCTTCCTGGCGACCGATATCCATGTAGGACAGAATCTTTTCCAGCTGCTCGGAGGAGGCCTGCGCGCCGATCATGGTCGTCATGTCGAGCGGGTCACCCTGCTTGATCGCGGCAACACGCTTCAGCGCCTTTTCCATGAAGCGGTCGTAGATCTTCTCATGCACCAGCGCGCGGCTCGGGCAGGTGCAGACTTCGCCCTGGTTGAGCGCGAACATCGCAAACCCCTCGAGCGCCTTGTCCAGATAATCATCGTCCTCTCGCATGACATCTTCAAAGAAGATGTTCGGCGACTTGCCACCCAGTTCCAGCGTTACCGGGATCAAGTTCTGGCTGGCATATTGCATGATCAGCCGACCAGTCGACGTCTCGCCGGTAAAGGCAATCTTGGCGATACGCGGGCTGGTGGCCAGCGGCTTGCCGGCTTCGAGGCCAAACCCGTTGACGATGTTGAGCACGCCCGCCGGAAGAAGGTCTGCGATCAGCTCTGCGAG from Rhizobium glycinendophyticum includes:
- a CDS encoding class I SAM-dependent methyltransferase — its product is MSTPLADKIKSLISANGPISVTDYFALCLADPEHGYYRTRHPFGRAGDFVTAPEVSQLFGEMLGIFMINAWQRHGEPLDVRLVEIGPGRGTMMADMLRVISRAAPGLYETATVHLVETSALLKLTQMETLSSHGDKVSWHESFDGVPDGFTLLAANELFDAIPIRQFVNTPSGFRERMVGLDDQGELCFTLGVATLDPDLLPQTTTPPRDGDIFEVAPARQSVMLTICERLRQSHGTALIIDYGHMVSGFGDTLQAVRAHEYDPPLAHPGLADLTSHVDFENLARTSLAAGVHLNGCMHQGDFLVGLGIEERASVLGRGKDEATQKILVDAVHRLAGAGKGYMGELFKVMAVSMPALHLAPFKVKH
- the adh gene encoding aldehyde dehydrogenase — its product is MNIQVQTIAASPYKLRYGNFIGGQWREPVNGRYFENTTPVTGGKLCDVARSDEHDINLALDAAHAAKDKWGRTSTTERSNILMKVAQRMEDNLELLARAETWDNGKPLRETMAADIPLAIDHFRYFAACIRAQEGSIGEVDHDTIAYHFHEPLGVVGQIIPWNFPILMAAWKVAPALAAGNCVVLKPAEQTPASILVLAELIADLLPAGVLNIVNGFGLEAGKPLATSPRIAKIAFTGETSTGRLIMQYASQNLIPVTLELGGKSPNIFFEDVMREDDDYLDKALEGFAMFALNQGEVCTCPSRALVHEKIYDRFMEKALKRVAAIKQGDPLDMTTMIGAQASSEQLEKILSYMDIGRQEGAEVLIGGERNMLSGDLAGGYYVKPTVFRGHNKMRVFQEEIFGPVVSVTTFKNEAEALEIANDTLYGLGAGVWSRDANTCYNFGRNIQAGRVWTNCYHAYPAHAAFGGYKQSGIGRETHKMMLDHYQQTKNMLVSYSPKALGFF
- a CDS encoding M24 family metallopeptidase, with amino-acid sequence MALHFTESEFTARRERLIARMAADKLDALLLFAQESMYWLTGYDSFGYCFFQTLVVKADGSMTLLTRSPDLRQAKHTSTIENITVWVDRVNADPTVDLRNLLSDLDLLGAKIGIEYDTHGMTGRVARLLDNQLTNFAEISDASYLISDLRLIKSQAEIARVVEAARLADEAFDAALPLIGPDADESAILAALQSSILAGGGDYAANEFVIGSGPDALLCRYKSGRRRLSANDQLTLEWAGVSAHYHAPMLRTILIGDVTARHRELYAAAVEGMKAIEQVLRPGHAFGDLFDAHARTMDDRGLTRHRFNACGYSVGARFSPSWMEHQMFHAGNTQEIQPDMTLFVHVIIMDSDREAAMTLGQTYLTTETAPRALSRHPLDLIAV
- a CDS encoding ribose-phosphate pyrophosphokinase gives rise to the protein MKVFAGNSNRQLAEAICSYLNVPLGKASVRRFADQEIFVEIQENVRGEDVFVVQSTSFPTNDHLMELLIMIDAFRRSSARRITAVLPYFGYARQDRKPGPRTPISAKLVANLITEAGADRVLTLDLHAGQIQGFFDIPTDNLYAVPLLARDIKEHYDRNNVMVVSPDVGGVVRARSLAKRLDCLLAIVDKRRDRPGESEVMNVIGDVSGKDCILIDDIVDSGGTLCNAAEALLKHGATSVTAYITHGVLSGGAVTRVTSSKLRELVITDSIQPTTAVLSAHNIRVLSTSTLLGEAINRTSAEESVSSLFD
- a CDS encoding DUF779 domain-containing protein; translated protein: MNTDTAEPRVIATEAALAFLAEIKRDHPEILFHQSGGCCDGSSPMCYPASDYRVGETDVKLGEIGGVPFYISGSQYAVWAHTQLIIDVVPGRGGMFSLDNGRERRFLTRSRLFGGGVACPLPGA
- the pgeF gene encoding peptidoglycan editing factor PgeF, with protein sequence MTSAEQPRPITAASLDETREAGIRHGFFTREGGVSDGIYRGLNVGLGSHDEPARVGENRRRVAAWFELGPERLATVHQIHSPDVVVVSSNYDGSRPQADAQVTAEPGVILGVLTADCGPILFADPENRVIGAAHAGWKGALGGVLENTIDAMVALGARREKIRATLGPSISAANYEVGPEFVERFLAEDPAFAAFFTPSAKAGHSMFDLPGLTLMRLTRAGVTADSLGLCTYASPETFYSYRRTTHAGEPDYGRQISAIVMTEN